The stretch of DNA TAAAACAAGGAATTATTATTTGAAAATCGGTTTTTATAatacacattatatatatatatgtatatatatatatatatatatatatatatatatatatatatatatttatatttatatttatatatggaacaTTGAAATTTGGCAACAGTGAATGGAAGGCCTATAATTATCTGCATCTGTTTGGTTAGATATTCATTCTGTTGACAAAACGTTTGCTTTTATAGGGCCATTTTACTATTTGTACTTAATTTCAGTGTAACATAACGATCTACATTCACTGGTTTGTTAATTAAGGTAAATATATACTTGTATGatgtggatcttatctcaaaatgataaaagacttcttggtatttttgagagaaaaattcttagaaagatttttggggccgtaaatgaaaatgggctatggcgtcgaagatacaactttgaactgtatcaggtatacaccgatccagatattgtgaaattcgttaaagtgcagagacttagatgggctggagacattgctaggatgtcagatcacgaatacacgaagagattaacattttcacaaccagagggcacaagaagcagaggacgaccacgaatgagatggattgatgatgtggaagaagacctacagattctaggggttagaagatggagggaagttgccaggaatcgacaggagtggcgacttctttgtgagcaggccaagatccacaacggattgtcgagccacttatgatgatgatatacTTGTATAGCGTCAATTTATTTTTAGATCTCTAATGATAACGAACGTCCAATACATGTGGAAAAAATACTTACAGGTTATTGAGAAAAActaaagaaaatgaaaattttttttttgacaagACCTTAAAACTTTTTTCGTGAAGCAATGGCTATACCTATTTTGAGTCACAAAAAAGTCATggacaaaaattaaaacaaaaataaacattgtaattttttacgttttttgaacaagttttggaagaaaaataatattttgggttgcaaaaattaatattttgcactgcaaaaaattaatattttgccCCACCCCCAGAAATGCAGAAACTGTTCTTAAAAATGCAAACCTAAATTTAATAGAAATTTTTTCATGTAGGTAGGACAATTTCACCTATACCATACTTATCAACATATTCAATCATAAAAATTCCGTTTCGATTTTCTTCCTTGTTACTTCAAATTCTTCATTGTAAGCAATAGCCTAAACTAAAAGATGGGGAGTGGGTAAGAAAACATAAAGATATTGGGGTACCAGCATTTTTCTATGTTTTTAGGTTCGCAaggccaaaaaaaaaacaatccaaGCTCTCCGGCGCCTAATTGCAGAGATGAATGcgattataaaataaacaaactggATGTTCCATCAACTAGTTCAGACGTTCCAACAGGGCCGCCCTTAGGAAATAACAAATACAAAGAAGTATTGGATACCGAGTTATCGTCCTTACATACTGATAACCACATTTATGATATTGGCAGATACGTGGGAAAGGTATCTACGCTGTCAAGAAAAAATGAAATTGCTGAAAGAAACTTAGGTGCCGCCTACAGATTATGATTTTGTGAGAGATGCTgcacatttaaaaagaaaatttaaccataaatGGTTGGACTTATATAGCCCGTGGCTAGTATATTCAAAGCGCTTGAAAGGAGCCTTTTGTAAATTCTGTGTCGTCTTTCCTCCACCGAAAGGGACAATCAAAGGGTCATTGGGGTCATTTATGATAAGGGCCTTTAATAAATACAAAGATGTCAACACATGTTGCAAAGATCATGCAAAAAATCAATACAATAAGATAGCTAGCGAGGCTGCGGAAGCTTTTTTAACAGCGAAACAAGTTGACATTCAGATCAACGAGTTTGCGAGCAAAACAATAGAAACTAACAGAAAAGTCttattttcagttattttatGTATCGTCTTTTCAGGCTCTCATGATTTACCTCTCCGTGGGAAAGAATCGAGTGAGGGTGTTTTCCAAGACTTGTGTATTTTTCGAATTGATGCCGGAGACAAAATTTTGCAGGAGCATTTTGAACATGGCGCTAAGAATACCTCATACAAGTCAGTGAGgatacaaaatgaaataattgaCATCTGCGGCCACGTAATTAGAagagaaatttttgaaaaaattaaaaaagcaaacTACTACGCAATATTAGCTGACGAAACCGCTGACATTTCAGGCAAAGAACAGTTGTCAATTGGTTTGAGATATTTTGATGAAGAAGCAGAAGAAATTCGTGAAAAATTTACAGGGTTTGTTCAGCTCGATGCTCTGAATGCACCAAGCATTGCAAATGCAAATTTGATGATTTCCCGACAAATCGTGAAGTTGATCCACTCAAATGTGTCTGCTTGGGGTTTGATGGTTGTTCCACTATGTCGGGAAAGAAAGGCGGAGTTCAAACAATTTTAAGGAAAAAATATAGCAAATCTTTTTTTTCCACTGTGCGTCACACAGATAAAATTTAGTTGTGAATGATTTGAATCGTTTAAATAAAGTGCGAAATACTATTGCCACTATTAAAGATATAACCAATTTCTTCCGTGAATCCCTAGCCTCTGCGAAACACGCAGAGTCTCTCCGCGGTCCGAGAAATACAAGGTAATTAGGGTTTTTcgaaaaaatttcattaaaattgtaCAGGCCTTGCAAACCCTATCCGTTGAAGGAAATTTGGCCACTAGAAAAACATCTTATCAATTGCATTCTGCGACCTGCAAGTCAGGATTTATCGTCGCTGTCATTTTGATTGTAAAATATTCCGAATACCTAGAGCCTATAGTCAGCCGCCTACAATCTGCGCACAAACTAATGTTTTAAAGGTAGCGGAAGATATTTGTCAAATCATGGATATTTTTAGAAAACACAGACAGAACGCAGAGAACGTAACAAACACTTTATTGCATGAAGCCAAAAAGATAGCCTAAGAATGCGGTCTTGAATTATCTACCCCTAGAACTGTAAATAAGCAACAGCATAGAAGCAATCAACCAGCTGATACGCCTAGTATATACTGGAGGCGATCCATGATTCTTCCGTATCTGGATTCTATCATATCTTATCTAGAGATACGGTTTTCCGAAAAAAATTCGCCAGCCTTCGCTCTGAGTCTTCTGCATCCCaagcatttttcaaaaattgatttaaatttccttaaattagAACTGAGACAATCCTTAAACCACTATGAAATAGATGGAATAGATGCAGAGCTAGAAGTATGGGTAGAACATTGGAATAAAAAACTTCTTAATAATGAGTTACACAACTTCAACATCATTGAAATTTTTGAACTGGTTCGAGCGTCTACTACTTTTTAtcctttaacaaaaaaaaaaattaatggaaatTCTCGTAACATTGTCTTGCACTACGTGTACAGATGAGAGGTCGTTCAGCAGTCTTCGAAGAATAAAAACATGGTTGCGGAGTACAATGGTCGAAGATCGCCTTAATGGGTTAGCTCGAATGAGCATTCATCGGAAATAAATATTAACAGAGTTTATAGAGAAAGTTTTACAAGAATTTACAATTGATCCACGTAAATTGTTACTTAAATAATAGTGTTTAGGAATAGACAATTTATCTTGCTTCACAAATCGAaggctttttttttttttttttttttttttttttagcccttttttctatccgaattgtcgaataaaggcctctcccatttctcgccattcatccctgttgtgtgctaggcgtttccacattggtcctgcgactcttttgatatcgtcgctccagcgcatttgaggtcttcctcttggtctcttcgcatcgtacggtcgccagtttccgacttctttgttccatctaccatcttcgagacgttcgttgtgtccagcccatttccattttaatttagctgcttgtttcgcggcgtcctttatttttgttttgttccggattgcttcgttcgtttgccgatctattagtgagataccaagcatctgtcgttccatggctcgctgagtttttcgaatcttgtccatgttcttttttgtgaatgtccaggtttgagctccgtaagtgagaaggggaaggatacaagaatcgaacactttggttcgaaggttttggggtatctttttgtctttcagtatgtatgagagttttccaaatgcggcccatcccattcttactcgtctgcttatttcggtagtttggttttctttgtttgccttgatattctgacccagatatatgtattcttctacatgttccacttttgttccttggatggttatcgtcggttgatcatctttattcgacattagcttagttttactcagattcattttcagtcctttttttatggattccgtatgaagctcatcgatcatcgtcttcagttctttccagttgtcggctattagtactacgtcatctgcatatcttagatggtttaaatactttccgtttatcgacagtcccttcgtttcccaatttagtgatttagtGAATCGAAGGCTTATCCAGGAGGAAATAAACTTGTTAAATTTGCTTCACGTTTttgtaaaaatcattaaaaaagtttttaaatatttaaattatatttagttTGCTTCATTTTGGCATAAAATCATTGAGTATATAATTTTGGCTCCAAAAACGttattttcaaaacttttttGAGGAAAACCGCTTCCCCCTTGCCTCTATCAGTGAAGACTCCCAATTTACGTCCATATTTATTGTTGCTTATctaatcaatttttttatttctcaaatcTGCCCCCCCTAGTTTTGATCCTGCGGACGGCCATGTACACCACGACACCTCCTAACTAGTGTTTGATTTTGTCTTGAACTCGTCAAAAGTCTGGAATAAATCTTGTCCAGGAGTCTGGTCTTTAAACGGCAAGACTGCTAGCATGTTTTCCTATTTCTTGCTTTTTGAAAATGTTTCTGTATCTCCTTCCTATGCGTTTCTAGTTTCTTCTCAGTTTCCCCAACAAACTGATTTACTTCTACTTGCATTTTCTCTAGATAATTCTTCATACCATACAGTTTTGAAGTTTCAAAAAATTTTCTTCTTGTTGGCTCAATATTATCTCATgtagtttattttgatattttaactTACGTATCAAACTTTCAATTCGTTGTTTATTTCCTTCTCGCATTGGTTACATTTGACTTGCTCGCTTTTTAAAAGCATTTTGTTATCTTTCTGCCAATAATCTATTCTCTTCTTGTTGTGTTTTCATCATTTGAAACAATTGTTCAAACATGATGATACTTGTTTACTAGTTTTTTATGCAAGCATGTCTAaaaataagccttttgtggtttTTACGTGTATTATACCATTTTTTATC from Diabrotica undecimpunctata isolate CICGRU chromosome 4, icDiaUnde3, whole genome shotgun sequence encodes:
- the LOC140438952 gene encoding 52 kDa repressor of the inhibitor of the protein kinase-like; translation: MIRAFNKYKDVNTCCKDHAKNQYNKIASEAAEAFLTAKQVDIQINEFASKTIETNRKVLFSVILCIVFSGSHDLPLRGKESSEGVFQDLCIFRIDAGDKILQEHFEHGAKNTSYKSVRIQNEIIDICGHVIRREIFEKIKKANYYAILADETADISGKEQLSIGLRYFDEEAEEIREKFTGFVQLDALNAPSIANANLMISRQIVKLIHSNVSAWGLMVVPLCRERKAEFKQF